A stretch of DNA from Sebastes umbrosus isolate fSebUmb1 chromosome 14, fSebUmb1.pri, whole genome shotgun sequence:
gccgtgaaatgaaggaagaagaagaacgccaTAAGagcacggaaaaaaacaacaacacgagacgtgaaagatggcagctgctgcagcgctacctccgcctcaactcgttgagaaaacaaatagcaagagtcgggtatggaagtactttgcgttcgaggcggatttacaatgagtaataatagattcgcaaaaaacagtatgcggtgcagtaacggtgccgtcgtacttttctttccaaaggaggaaatacttccaatttagcaaagcacctcaaagacagacatccagacaatattgtttatattaaatacttgaaggctgcatgccactgttctgttcggcaatgttaatagacgtttctttttatttattacttaaaggctacatgcctctgtgttttgtaatgttcaagtgttttaataaaaggagtgcatgttgaattacatgggattttttttttttttttttttaaccgtcGTACcgaattggtattgagaatcgtgtgaattcactggtattggtatcgactactagatttctggaaCCGTGACATCCCCAGTAAAAACCACAGCAGCAGGTAAATCCAAAACTATCTACTTGGTTAGATATCACAAGGGGTAAgtgaaatatgtatttttgcaatttgggtgaactaaccctttaataAAGTTTAACTCATGAATAGGAAGCAACATGGCAACTGTAAAAGACAACAcattaatgttgttttatatgGTTAAACCAAACTAAACTGATGATCCTGACATCTTTCTCAAGTCCTGCCTGTGATCTGTGTATTATTGTCTACAGTAAACACTGAAGTCATTTTCTAAGGCCCCAAAGAGGTTTCCTGAAACTTTAAGGAAAACTTTCACTTTCGATTTTTACTCACCTCGTTGACATTTTAGGTCTTAAATTACCTGAAAACATACAAATGTGAGAACTGTGAGAACAACATGTTTCCATTACCTCTTTATCCTCAGGATGCACTGCTGGGAAGCCTTCTCGTTGTCCCAGTCCGTGCTGAGAGTCGGGTCCCAGGACGTGGCGTGGATGTGGGACAGGAGGTCCGCTCCTGCCACCCCGCCGACCCCCAGCCCGACACCGGGGAGAGGCAAGGATGCGTGTAGGGTCGGAGACATGGCCACGACCGGTGGCGAGGAGCCCGGGGTGAACGTGTTCCCAAACCCGGCAGAGGTAGCAGTGACAGCGGACAGAGGGGCCACCAGAGCGGTTAGGCCACTGTGCGCGGCCGCGGCGGGAGGAGGGGAGAACGGGTTCGAGCTGGAGTGAGCGCCGCTGGCTGCCGGCAGAGAGTTGGCCAAAGTCGGCAGTGAAGCTCCGCTGCCCTGTCCGGTACCGGCTAAGCCAAGGGCACCGCTGCTGCTGGATTGCTCTCCAAAGCTGTCCGCCATGGCTCCGCAAGCTAACGAGTAAAAACCGTCGGTGTTGACTAATTTACAATGCTAACTGTGAGCTGCATTGACAGCTGAAGTTACCGCTGCTCGTGTTGTTGTCCAGCGGGATCAGAGAGCAGGTGAGCGGGCTAGAGGCGAGCACAGAGCCGAGGCCGCAAAACAACAAGGTATTTCTTCCCACGACATGGTGGCTACGTCTCGTTAGCTCaacgctgtgtgtgtttccccccAGGCCTCCGGGGGAAAGTATGAAGTCGTCAGCGAAATGACCTCGTCTAACCTCGCTAAGGCTTGTGAAGCCGCTCACTGTCCGGTTGTTACCGGTTTAAAGGAATATGTTGTCCGAGTATTTGGTATTGAACCGACCACATCGCCGCCGCCGCTCCGTTAACACACAACGCAACTTCAGGATCTGATGTCGCTCCAGTTCAGCTGCACTGACATCACACAACACGGGACATCCGGTAGgaatttcaaagtaaaagtcctctATGACTTGGTAAAAAAACTAAAGcgtttaaagtggcagtaggcagtatatttttggcatcattttgcaaaaaaaatcccataataacctttcagcatattgtaattcaagtgttctgagaggtaactagacttctgcacttcctcatggctctgttttcaggctttagaaaatctgacCTGTGGCATGGTATTAGCAAAAAAACTTATTCTCAGAGACTGGAAGACACCAACTCCACCGTGCTTCAGGAACTGGTTGCATGAACTGGTCTCAGTTATCCACATGGAGAAATTGCGAGCcaataatttaaaatgtcaacataaATGTGAAGAATCTTTGGGGCCCCTTTCTGCAATATTTGGGCTCAGCTTGacaatatttatattcatatattgattgttttgtttttccttttctctgttctgTTGTTGAATACTCTCACTATGGACGGCTTGCATTTAACTATCACATTGatgatactgtatgtaacgATATGTATGTTTTGTCCTTGACATGCGGTTTAGATAATTTTCTCTTAGTTATTTGTATCACTCCTCCccaggtgtaaatgtgtgtgggtgtttgtgtgagtgtgcgagTGCAGGTGCGTGAACTTTCGGGTTGGGTTGCaggttttgatttttgtttgatGTATGTGTTGTCCTTAAAATTAGTcaataaaaagtatataaaaaaataaataaaaaaaatctagcctgtgacgggagactttgaccactcacaggtcatttcattgagagagcgttcctattggctgtgctccggtcatgtgaccagaacttggcgttctcattttacagctaaacagtacactacaagatgattctgaaaacattggaggagagaaatagacattaacgtaacataatattgattcatatttgatcagcgctgcctagtttgaccgtttggtcggagttcgcgagtgattgacagccggctctcatagatggcagatggacagcagacctcagatccgctcttactgcttgtcttcctctggtctgtgaaatcttgcagatgcagttaggagcaccagaggacaccggtggacacagaggcacatgatttttttcaggttacctgtttcatgtactactgtcacgatatagcgtttataaaaataactttttttaatcatatttgctccaatctcgcctacttcagctttaattattaaagtatgtatggaaaaaaaatataaatgtaaatctatttaaattattttcattaagtCCAAGCCACAGACCTGCTGATGCCAGACACCCATTACTATTTACAACACATGTACCTGAGAGGTACAGTAGACCACTGCTGTTCTCCATGTATTATGTAAACAATCTTTGTGATAACTTATCAAATGCTGCGTTCCATTTTTATGCAGACGATACAGTTATCTATTGCTCATCCCCTTCAGTAGTACAGACCCTTGAATTTCTGCAGTCTGCCTTTGATGTGGTTCACTCACATTTAACTCAACTTCAGTTGGTGTTAAATACAGACATATCCAAAATCATGCTATTTTCTAATGGCAAAACAAATTACCATCTTATCTTCCTAAGGTCTCAACTGCTCAAGGGTTTGATATTGAAATGGTTCCAACATATAAGTATATAGGTATCATTATTGATCAGAGATTGTCTTTGAAATCACACATTGAAAACCTGGTTTCCCAGCTGAAAATTAAATTggggttcttttttttttttagaaacaaatcCTGTTTCTCTTTCCAGGCGAGGAAACATTTGATTTcagccactttttttttttttacctttattggATTATGGTGATCTGCTCTATATGAATGCACCTGACCAGTGCCTAAAGAAGCTGGATACTGTATACTATTGTGCTTTACGTTTTATTACTGGCTGTGGAAATCTGGTTCACCACTGTACCCTGTATGCGGCTGCTAAATGGCCATCTCTGTATGTCCGCAGACTTTCACATTGGGTGGCTCTTATGTATAAATCGCTCCTTGGAGTGGTTCCTTCGTATCTGTGTACATACATGTGCACAAACCGCAATCAATATGGCCTGCGCTCTCACAATGTTCTACAGATGTTTGTCCCAAAGGTTAGAACGGAGCTAGGCAAAAAAGCATTGAAATACACTGCTCCTTCTTCCTGGAATAATGTACAGAAGGACCTGAAATTGTCAGAGCTGATTACTGTCTGAGGTCATTTAAATCCATTTTAGAGGATCGAGAAAGTGGCAATGTAGGTCGATGTGATTGCTCTTGATTTTCTCACTGAATTGTTTTGAGATTGACCTGTTTGTGCATTATagcaggttttttttgtgttgcataCAAACTAGATGTCATGCTCGTTCACTGGTGGTGTGACTGTTGTATttgtctgcttttattgttgtaacaatGTCTCTTAGCCAGGTCACTCTTGtataagagattttaatctcaacgagtttttttttacctggttaaataaaggatatataGTAGCAAACATTATCAGTTCATTCTCTTTATTATGAGTCAGTTACTGCACTATGTGGAAAGTTTAACAGCAAGTATCCAAAGAacctttttttgtatgttttatggAGGCCTTGAGGGGTCAAAATCTGTGATCTTCAATACAAAATATGTATCTTGTGTGATGTGACATCCAGATCAATAACTTTTTCACAATCACTATAAAGACCTGCAAAATATGAAGTCTTAAATGACTACTAAATTTACTGACCGACAGAATCTGATATAACCACCAGTACTGTGATTTAATTAGCTTTGTAGTGTAAATAGTTGAAGCCCTAATTAGGTGGCAGTCAAGTTTCATGACAAATTCTTTTTCATAGCATATTGGAGGTTAGGAACCGAAAGGCTGCCTGTGAACGAAGGAAAAGCTTCACCCAACTGTCATTTGTAGTAAACAGGCTAAAACATCCAAACACGAGTGGGGTCCTTTAAGCCCGGTTAGAAATGACCACACAAATACCCAACAGTACATCTGAAACTAGATAACTTTTCTTCAAGTGCTCATGTGAAACCTGCAACTTATTTCAGTAGAGTTAAGAGTACATCTAGTTCAGCAGGACATTTTGGTTCTTTTCACAACTCATTTTGTAAGCAGTCATGATTGCCACAGTAGATCATCTACATTAacatttccctttctttttttaaaaacacaggaGGTTAAAAGGAACCTTGGTTCCAAACACTTCTGACTGCCAACTTGTCATCATTTATAAGACGGGCAAAACCTGTGAATGACATTTGAAAACAaccatctgtttttatttttcattgtacATATGCAAAAGTTTATTTTCttaagaaatgaaaaagattcaaaacactgcagactgtttttttttttttagttatccCAACCATTTATTTTGGACAGATTATTTTCAACTGAAGTGAGGTCTTACATAAAACttttgaaaaacagaaataaacgtAGGAACATAAAAATGTAGGATTGGAGGTTTTGTTAACCTCAGATGTaaatatttttccatttatATATTTCCGTTTGGAATGGCCTGTCAGCTCATTCAGAGTTCCCGTTCTGGAAACCCCCCCTCTGGATGGGAGGAAGGGAGGGCGAAGGGAGCAAGGAAGGAAATGAGACGGGGAAGTAGGGGCAAGTGATGGGAGCGGAGCTGTGGGTGTGTATCCAGGTTTACATGGCAAAGAGGATGAGGAACGCCACCATCAGACAGAAGAGACCCATAGCCTCAGACAGAGCGAAGCCCAGGATGGCGTAGGAGAAGAGCTGCTGCTTCAGGGAGGGGTTCCTGTGGGAGGGAAGAGGTGCACAGTCAAATACACGGCTCATTAAATGTTAATTTCActacaaccaaaacaaaaaggacCATCATCTCTACAAACAGTCCTACAGGGTCGACACAAAGCTTCCGTTTGTCCACAAGACACGTGTTCAAAATTTTTGCCATCTCAAAAATGTCAGTGAGAGAGGTTTCTATGGCAGTATTGAAAGCCCAAGGGAAATCACAGGGGTTTCCACATCTTATACTTAAACCTAGAGCCAGGCCATTTACACATGAATGCTTTTTGCGGCAAGATGGAGGGGTAACATGCAGagaaaaatgtcatgttttagttgttttttttttttaaactgtggcTGCTCATTAATGGTGGCTACATCAGTGTTTGTGTTCTCTCCGTTTGGGTCTGCTCAGGTCCACTGCATTTTGGATTGGGACAAGTCCTTAAGTCCCTTTTGGgacagctgtggctcagagggtagggCAGGCCGCCCACCAgtcggaaggtcggcggttcggtTCCTGACTCCTTCAgcccacatgttgaagtgttcTTGAGCAAGAtgctgaaccccaaattgctcctgaaggctgtgccatcggtgtgtgaatgagtatttagataagatcttgatgggcaggttggcaccttgtatggtagcctctgccatcagtgtgtgaatatgtgtgtgaatgctgacatgtagtgtaaagcgctttgagtggcaTGTTAGGGATACACAGTgtatagaaaataaacatttattacacagaAATAGTACTTAAGAGACAGTCTTGTACTTATTTGCCAACTACCTCGCTATTTGGCACTCGAACATTGTTTTATCAGTGATTATCATCGCGCATTagttgacaaatattgtccagaaaccctcacaggtactgcgtttagcataaaaatatatatatatgctcaaatcataacatggcaaactgcagcccaacaggcaacaacagctgtcagtgtgtcagtgtgctgacttgactatgacttgccccaaactgcatgtgattatcataaagtgggcatgtctgtaaaggggagactcgtgggtacccacagaacccgtTTTCATGCACATAtattggaggtcagaggtcaagaggacccctttgaaaatgcaacgttatttagcctccttcgcaacaggATTTCTAGTTTCGTGACGCCAATATCCTCActaactgagcctgctacaaccaaaaaattgTAAGTAGCGTTAAACGAATTTGAGCAAACGCAtctttatcgcattaactttgaaagccccaattataattattttaacacTGACGACTACTCTCTGCTCTCTACTGCAAGGACACAACCTCAGCTGAGCGTGCACACATTCATATAGAGCATGTACGGGCGGGACTGATCCAGACAGATAGGCACGTTTCTCTTCTATCAAGCTCACATTGTTTTGAAGCGGAGGTGAATGGTCATGAAATGTACACGCATAATGAATCACAACCAAAACTTTTAGAATCCcacaattaataaaatatggTAGTCGGCTGTTTGGCCGGCAGCCGGCACTTATGGAAAGCTCGGGTCTCATTAATAATGCATAGCAGCCTATGGTTATTTTGTCAAACTTattgtttccaaggtcaagaaggAAGTTCTGGTGTTTTTAAGGTAAAACTTCCTTTGTTTTTAGATTTGGACAGACCATTTTGACAGACTAAAAAAATCCAGTTCTCATCTGAATGTCTTGAAGGGACCGTGCAGAGTGTTTAGTGATTGTAGAAGAGCTTTACCTGGCATAGCCGATGATGAGGCTGCCGAACACTGTTCCGATTCCAGCTCCTGAGCCGGCCACACCCACTGTGGCAGCACCAGCACCAATGAACTTGGCGGCAGTGTCGATGTCCCGGGAGACGGCGCTGGTCTGGAAGGAGCGGGTCAGGACTGCAGACTGGCTGAATGGCAATAGAGCCTGGGAGAGGAGGGAAAGGAGAAACGGCTATAGTACATGCCACTGCTGCATCAGCCAAGAGCTTACCTGACTTTAATGCCCTTTAtgcatttaattcattttaatgtatCCACTGTAAGTCAGCTATATACCTTTATACCTGGTACCTTGAACCACAGACGCATTTAGAGTGGAATTTGACCTACTTATAATTACTAAACCGGAGGATGCGAGGGGTGCCAGCACACCCCAAAATTCCAATATCACTAAACgagaaataacatttttaaaaaaaagctgtgtgtaggatttggcagcatctaggtgtggttgcagatagCAGCCAACTGAGTACCCATCTTCTCActactccctttccaagactgtggtaacgtgagccactgagtgcaaaaccgtggtaatgccgttcgcctctctcagaggccatccttacataataatactactttaggagcattggaagtcagacggtgactggcagtaccacagttttgcactaaGGTTACTTACCCCtgctctagagccagtgttaaGTTTCTCTGTTCTTggccactgtagaaacatggcagactctgaggaggacctgctccctatgtagatacgaagggctcattctaaaggtACCGAAaatacaacgattcttagtttcaggtgattatacgccaatgaaaacagttatgaaaaccatactccatttctgccaattaGGGAtgccaattttttttctgaccaatagccgacccttgttaaccgcTCATTAAACGTTAACCGAAGTTTAGTGTGTTGCATGCAGGGCTGCTGTG
This window harbors:
- the atp5mc1 gene encoding ATP synthase F(0) complex subunit C1, mitochondrial, with protein sequence MYACAKFVTSPAVLRGGSRVLARPVSVSLFNRPEATAEQQALLPFSQSAVLTRSFQTSAVSRDIDTAAKFIGAGAATVGVAGSGAGIGTVFGSLIIGYARNPSLKQQLFSYAILGFALSEAMGLFCLMVAFLILFAM